A region of the Pseudomonas sp. A34-9 genome:
GCTGCTGGAGCAGGCACTGGTCAACCTCGACAAACCGGGCAAGTCCGACGACAGCGACATTCTGATCGTGGTGCAAAGCGGTCTGGCGCCGGCCCGCGATTCGATCCGCGTACCATTGCCATTGCCAATCTCCAACAACGTCGTGATCACGCCGCTGTCGTTCCCGATCATCAAACCGGACACTTCCACTGCGCCGTTCGCACAAATCGGTGTCGATGGTCAGCAAGTCGATCTGACCGCGCTCAACAGCACCACCGCCATGTCCCGCCGCGCCCTGCGTGACGACATGCCGGGGATCATCCTGCGCACCACTGTGCGGGCGATCACCAAAGGCGTGGCCCAGAAGAAGATCAACGAAACCAACCCACTGGCCGGTCTGGCCGTCGGTATCTCTTCAGCTGTGCTCGAAGGTGCCGATACCCGTACGTGGCGTACCCTGCCGGACAACACCCAAGTGGTGCGTCTGCGCTTGAAGAAAGGCGAGCACCAAGTCAGTCTGCCGAGCGCCGTCGGCGGTTCGGTGGTCAAGGTCACTGTCGATCAGCGTTATCAGGTGATCAGCCTGCGCGCCGTGGGCAACCAGGTGTTCGCCGCAGGCCTTGCCGCACACGTCATCCCGAGCGCCAGCGCGACCAGCGTCGCCAGCCTCAAACAACCTTAAGAACGGAGTCTTTGCATGCGCTTCAAACTCATCGCCGTCGCCGCCCTCGCCTTGCTGGCGAGCGGCTGCGCCACCCCGCCACCGCCAGAGCCGGGCAGCGCCGCGAGCAAAGTCGTGGCCATGGGTCCGCAGAAACACATCGTCGTCGGCGCCATGCGCGTCGCCCGCGAAAACGGCTTCATGACGGTCAATGTGCAGTTGAGCAACACCCTCAACAGCAACAAGATTTTCTACTACCGCTTCGCCTGGCTCGGTGCGGAAGGTTTCCCGATTGCCGAAGAAGAAGTGTGGAAAAGCCAAATGATGTACGGCGCCCAGACCAGCTTCATTCAGGGGATTGCCCCGACCCCGAAAGCCGTGGACTTCCGTCTGGAAATCAAGACGCCGTAAGCCTGTCACCCTATTTCTGTTTTAGAGAGCATTCCCATGTTTGTACGCTTTTCCTGCATCGCCGTAATCGCCCTGCTGGCCTCCGGTTGCGCCAACACATCGCCGACCCTGGGCAGCAAGAACATCAGCTATGG
Encoded here:
- a CDS encoding YcfL family protein, whose translation is MRFKLIAVAALALLASGCATPPPPEPGSAASKVVAMGPQKHIVVGAMRVARENGFMTVNVQLSNTLNSNKIFYYRFAWLGAEGFPIAEEEVWKSQMMYGAQTSFIQGIAPTPKAVDFRLEIKTP